The Vigna unguiculata cultivar IT97K-499-35 chromosome 11, ASM411807v1, whole genome shotgun sequence genomic sequence AAATTGTTTTTAGAGGAAGTTTGAAGGTGTGGCTATTATTAAGAGTAACTAAGTACCAATATAGAAAATTTGTGGTATTGACCAAATTATTTAATAAGGTAAGagtataaaattgtattatttactTAATGTGTTTCGAgctttttcttaaaattgtttGAGGGGATGACAATATATACCACTCAATGAAGATAACCTCGTTAAATTTGAAtggtattaataatttataagattatattatcattaacaacttatttttaagtttttatgtttgttttaggtGAGACTATACATCGTTCCACATAAAAAAGTTTGTTACTAACAAAAAACTATAATgaaataatcatttataaactTCTTTCAGTTGTGCATGTTGCAtaccaaattgaaaattttaataaaactgAAGAAAAgtgagtgaacaaagaaagtAACTTAAGACAAATGTTGGGTCAGATGGAAAGAATTCGAAGAAATACTCACCTTCAATATGCTAacacataaaacaaaaacaagtttGAATATACCTATTTCAtagtagtattttttttattggtagtAGAAATGAACGATGGTGATAACTAATGTtcgatattaattttaaatgtcatTAAAGTTCAAAAGGCACATTTTATTTATCACTACAACATATTTTTACAATGACAAATCAGATATACAAACAAGTAGATATTTATGTAAAATCAcgagtttttcaaaaattaatcattgttgtaaacaaaaatacaaaatttaacaaacCAACCTCAACTAACACAACAAATTGAGCATAAGATTGTCTCATGAGAAACACATCACAAAAAGAAATGACttggtaaaaaataaatttccaaACCAACTGTGTTTCTTCGTTAAAGAATGAACTCTAACTCGAAAAAACATTTTCAACGTGTTTTcgcacaaaaaaaataaataggacttaaatcaaatttaaaatgaattttacgTAACATCCCTTAGTGGCAGACGTATactatttctatttatttataaaactgTCATCACACTTTCTTTGTCTGCGTTAGTTATTCTGTTGTTAGACACAAATTAGATGACTTAAATGACTGTTATGTGTTTGTGTATTCAGTTTAGGTGTTTGGAATAACCCTTaaataatatctaaatatttagagtgaaatttaaaaaccaaGAAAAAACACATAGATATTACAAGTAGGACTAATGTAGGAATACAACAAGATGATTcagtaaagttttaaaattaggCTTTTGActataacaattaataaaaaacaaacaatcaatatattaatactCATAATGTTAATCTTTTGGACGCTAActatgattttatgattttaaaaatacattatagtctgaaaaagaaatttgaaaagaGAAGTATGAATTAATAAAGTCGATAAAATGGAATAAAAGGTTAGAAAAATTGCTGGTTTGGTTTGTTTGCCTTATCTAACAAACAACAGAATAGGAACCAGAAACTAAATGGGTCGGTTCCTCTGCGTTGCGAACACTGCGACACATACTTGTTGCTGCTGATCCTTCGCTTCCCCTCACACACATCACACATGGCTTGTTTACAACCTCCATGGTTCTCTTCGTTACGGGTCGCGCCCCCAACGAAACTCGCAGGCCCGCCTTCAGCGTCTCTTAAGCCCGCCAAGCTGCTGTGTTGGGCCTTGGGTCCCGACAATACCGAATCTTCTGAACCCTCACCCGAAGCCCGAACGGGCCCCGTGGATCCCGTGAAGCTTGCGTTCAGCAAGGCCCAAGCATATAAAAAGTCCAACAAATCGAACTCTGGTTCGGGAACTACGCAAGACGCTGATGATGGTAATTCGGTTAAAAAGGAAAACGTCGGTGGTGAGGGCCAAAAGGATTTGCCAGAATCCGTGAAGATTGCAATGGAGAAGGCCAAAAAGTACAAGCAGAACAAAGGTGTTGCTCTTAGCGAAACAACACAAACACAAGGTAATACTAATTGGTACTTGTTGTTGCTcataaattcattcatgtgtTCGATTAAtgcaatattaatataattcttagtGATTAAGCCATGCTCATCTCCGatgtttttaacaattattataaCACTATGTGATTAAGCGATGCTTGTTACTTCCGATGTTTTTAACAAATTGTCTTAACTCAAACTTTGCTTGAATAAACTTGTAGAAGAAAATTAGGAGGATAAAATGAATTGGgttttccttttaaaaattcAGGAGGGAGTATTCAATTCAGATTTCAAACGGTTTTAagtcttttaataaaatagccTTGTAGttcaatcaataattttaaacattgaaatgATATTCACATGTGAGTATTCGTTTAAAAGTTACCCTAATTCTACTATTTTATCATTACtgatattttatgaattttctaTTGAATTAGGAAGATGAATCTTCGTGTATGCAATTATTGGATAAGAAAACAATCATGACTATCAACTTATTACTCAGATTCAAAACTAAGgatgagaaaatattaatatggagagttattataaatttaaatatgtagataaatgttatataagaaaataatatattaaagttaattagTCATTAgaatttatattagttttacattttttaatcaaaatcgtattatttattttttatttgtctcattaattatgataattgttttgaaatttattgatCATAAGTTCAATTAACTTTTGCCTGAAATAATAAATTGTCatgaagtattttttttttaaactggatgtttaatattttatttatttagctgcttaatatttgtaataatgaCTTGATAATTTAATATCAAATGTTATATCTTGGATATTTGGCATGAAGTGCAATTAAGATATACTTTAATTACAACTAAGATATACTATTATTCACATAAttggtgaaaaaaataaaatatggactAGTTGTACATTTTTTAACACGTAAAATCCTTTAATTCTTATAAACCATTTccaaatattataatttcatattttaataatcctttaaaattgaaattacaaaatccTAATCAAATTGTTTAGAAATTCATTATATTCTTAAATAGTTTTGTAGAATCTAGATGACTTTTGTAAAAGTCTTTTCTTTAATCCCAACTTGTATACTTGTTGACTGCTATGGAAGGTTTTTCATctagaaactaatttaattttaactgatAAAAgagtttagttttcatttttttccccTATTATTAGTACATGTAGAGAAACTGATACTTTAGAAACAAAGCAGAGGGAACTTGTGTGATAGATATTAGATGATATCTTCCATCTTACCAGGACTTCCATCGATTTTTCTTTGGTAATGTATAATGAGAAGGTATTAGGTATGTATCTGCCCTTCGATATGCATATGTGAAATTGGGTGTTTGGTTTCATTTTTAGGATCCTTGAGAGGGAGTGAGAGGAGTTCAGGGGAAAATGTTATGGACGACAAAGTTGGTAAGAAGGGAGAACTTTCAGTTTCAAGAATGGATTTTGTGGGGCTTGACTTTGCAGATAAGAAGACCACTAGGGGATTGCCACCTGGGTTGGTTCCTATTTCGGACCCTTTCTTTAATGATGACTTGCCTGAGGTGGAGCTTATTGTTGGAGACACAAGCAAGTTTGGTGATGCAATGGCTCCAGAACCTGAACAAACTGAGGAAGACGAGGCTGAACTTTACAAGCCAAAAGTTTCTACCTGGGGTGTCTTTCCTAGACCTGCCAATATTTCAAAAACAGTATGGCATTTAGTTTTTGTATTGAAATATAGATGAGATATTATCATGatggtttattttattattgatcaAGAGATATATTCTTGACTTATTTATGTCTATAATTATGTACATCTCACATCGATCGGAGATAAGACGAGTTTACAGTGTATATAAAAGGGTGTAAACTTCTAtttataagttgattttgtaagattgagttaaaATTAAAGTCTACTTTTTCTCACGGCATTAGAGTCAAGAGTTAGACTTGGTTTTAGAAGgttaagttaggcttaaagtccactttttCTTGTCAAATGCTCCTGCATAATGAAACCAATTTTGTCCACTTGTTTTTGATTCCCCTTTATCCTTCCCCCCTACCTTTTATACTTTCCTTTTGGCACTTTCAGTTTGGTGGTGGGAGAGTTATACGTCCAGGAGATGTTCTAGAGACTGAAGAAGAAAAGGCTGTTAAAGAAGCACGCACAAAGCAGCTTCTTGCTGcctacaaaaagaaaattggatTGAATATTGATCCAAAGCTAAAATCTGAGTGTGAGGAGGTACGCATATATAGCGGTATACCAATATTGCGGCAGTTATGTCCttcttttaagattttttttgtaatatttgtaCTGGCTGTTGATTATCATTAACAATTGATTGCTATGACCAGTATAAAGAAAAATACAGCTCAAGCTGCTCTGGTTTCTTGGCTTATTCAAATCATGGACATAACTTTGTTTGATAGAATATAATAGATTGACGTTCACCTTGTATGTTCTTCCCAAAATGTTCAAAATGCATTCAGTGGTAATACACTAAATTTAGAGCCTTTTATCAGTTTTCATCTCAAAGCAATTATACTtgcaagaaaaatataagaagtaatttgagaaaaaaaatcttttaattcttttttcctGCTCATACCAAACAAATTAATCGAGCAACATCAAAATGGCAATTTGGAATGAATTGATTTAAGCTTAACCTTTATATTGACGGACGTGTTAATAATAGTCTCTTGGGTTTGCAATGTAACCGCAATTTTCCTCCTGGTTAGTAAATTCTATCTCCACTGGTTATAGCAATGAAGCCTTAAGTTCAGTATTGTGATTGAACGATTGAAGCAAGGGGTTGGGCAGAAAGATGCGATGAGAATGAAAATTAGCTTGCACAAACTTTTTTGATCCTTTAGCTAGGATATCTTAAATTCTAAATGCTTTTTTATTTAGATGGTTATCTTTGTAATTTAATGTGTTATTGCCTCTTAGTTGATTATCTTTTTCTTGATAACCCCACCTACTTTTTAAATTGCATGCGATATTTATAGGCATTGAAGGACGGCGATTTGTTAATGAATGAGGGAAAGCTGAACGAAGCATTGCCCTACTATGAGAAGGTCATGGATAAATTAGCCTTCGAGGTAAATGTTTTAAGTTTTATTGAGCATAGTATCACAtctattttttgaacttttaaatGTAATAACATATACTCTATCAGGGAAACTAAGGAAAAAAATATGGAGGAATGTATGAGATTAATCATGTCTTTGCAGAGTGAACTCCATGGATTAGCTGCTTTGCAGTGGTCGATTTGTCAAGACTCCCTCAGTAGGTATGTTCAGAAACTTCACATACCCAAACTTTTAATGGGAACTAGGAAACTATATTCTACTTAGAATTGATGACATCCTATTATTGAATATGCATGTGCAAGGTTGTAACTTCAACTTGTGTGGTGTTCGTGTTCGTGACTGTTTCTTATTCAAAATTATGCATTTTGTTTGTTAggtttaagggttaaatatgatttcaGTCTTGAATTTTGATAGGAAATTAGAATTTGTCTCTGtctgaaactttgatacattttagttctaaaattttagaaatgaatggatataatcattttaaccaattaagttaaattttgttgaagtgtcaattgtgttttacattagtttttgaattatttacaccatTTAATACGTTctcgtttcaatgttaactgaGAAATGTATttgacatgtaaaaaaaatttgacaggAACCACTCCAACCTCTATACTTGAAAGTGGTGGTGTTCATTTTTAACTGACccgtttttcatttttcaagaTTTCCAAACATATTTTGATGATTGACAGGTC encodes the following:
- the LOC114170511 gene encoding uncharacterized protein LOC114170511 → MACLQPPWFSSLRVAPPTKLAGPPSASLKPAKLLCWALGPDNTESSEPSPEARTGPVDPVKLAFSKAQAYKKSNKSNSGSGTTQDADDGNSVKKENVGGEGQKDLPESVKIAMEKAKKYKQNKGVALSETTQTQGSLRGSERSSGENVMDDKVGKKGELSVSRMDFVGLDFADKKTTRGLPPGLVPISDPFFNDDLPEVELIVGDTSKFGDAMAPEPEQTEEDEAELYKPKVSTWGVFPRPANISKTFGGGRVIRPGDVLETEEEKAVKEARTKQLLAAYKKKIGLNIDPKLKSECEEALKDGDLLMNEGKLNEALPYYEKVMDKLAFESELHGLAALQWSICQDSLSRSNEARSKYEKLVSHPNPKVSKRARQFMYSFQAMEMMKVSTSSPFYLKNTGYQNYFDAFVEKRSNYSEEDDLVQESAMNQVLPYILFLLSPIFIVLFVALRKGI